A window of Chloracidobacterium sp. N contains these coding sequences:
- a CDS encoding OsmC family protein, with translation MAVEITGKYLGALRVEMTHGPSGALLQTVAPTDNQGDGSCFSPTDLVAAALGSCMMTLMGIVAQRDGLDLSGTHFRIVKHMQTTSPRRVASLPITFHLPGHIPAEARPKLERAALTCPVHHSLHPDIESKVEFLYDL, from the coding sequence ATGGCTGTTGAAATCACCGGCAAGTATCTTGGCGCTTTGCGCGTTGAAATGACCCACGGACCCTCCGGGGCACTTCTGCAAACCGTGGCCCCGACAGACAACCAAGGGGACGGAAGCTGTTTTTCGCCAACGGACCTCGTGGCGGCGGCGCTTGGCTCCTGCATGATGACCCTGATGGGCATCGTTGCCCAGCGCGACGGCCTCGACCTTTCCGGGACGCATTTCCGCATTGTCAAACACATGCAGACCACCTCGCCGCGCCGGGTAGCCTCGTTGCCCATCACCTTTCACCTGCCGGGTCACATTCCAGCCGAGGCCCGTCCCAAACTCGAACGTGCGGCCCTGACCTGCCCCGTTCACCACAGCCTGCACCCGGACATTGAAAGCAAGGTTGAGTTCCTTTACGACCTGTGA
- a CDS encoding F0F1 ATP synthase subunit epsilon codes for MSLTLDIVTPERAFPSQTVDEVVLPALDGEIGVLPGHAALMSQLGVAGLLTYRQGGKETLAFVAQGFVEVLGNRVTVLTERAELAEDIDIEEARTRLREAELALRKAEAERPDEDLYRLRAELEAALVRVKTAERYLSR; via the coding sequence ATGTCTCTCACACTCGACATCGTTACCCCCGAACGGGCGTTTCCTTCCCAGACCGTGGATGAAGTCGTCCTGCCGGCGCTGGATGGTGAAATCGGTGTCCTCCCCGGCCACGCCGCCCTGATGTCACAACTTGGTGTGGCCGGTCTTTTGACCTATCGCCAGGGCGGAAAGGAAACCCTGGCGTTCGTGGCGCAGGGTTTCGTGGAAGTTCTGGGCAACCGCGTCACCGTGCTGACCGAACGGGCCGAACTCGCCGAAGACATTGACATCGAGGAAGCCCGGACGCGCCTGCGTGAAGCCGAACTGGCGCTCAGGAAAGCCGAAGCCGAACGCCCCGATGAAGACCTTTACCGTCTGCGTGCCGAACTGGAAGCGGCGCTGGTGCGCGTCAAAACCGCCGAACGCTACCTGTCCCGCTGA
- a CDS encoding S8 family peptidase, with protein MTATTFSQISRPLPPSAGGSGRDEYPVDVAGEPRYVANQVIIQYYEDADERSRAQVRAMIGAARATTLLSSDERRMLEAGTPLRNGMERPAGEVELDTLPPGLSVKEACEILRGHRAVKSVEPNWIYTKLQAARPNDPLFLNGSMWGMYGYRTGSGTSNQYGSEAAAVWSTSVTNGTGSRNIYVGVIDEGIQVNHPDLQANIWVNPFDPVDGRDNDGNGYVDDTHGWDFANNDRTVYDGPASGSTNIDSHGTHVAGTIGAVGNNGIGVVGVNWRVTMISGKFLGAQGGTTANAIRAIDYFTDLKVRHGLDIVATNNSWGGGGYSQALFDAISRAQARNILFVAAAGNESNDNDRRPSYPASYSHNCIIAVASITSTGALSSFSNYGRTSVDLGAPGSNIQSTLPASRYGSLSGTSMATPHVTGVVALYAARRSARGLTIKNNIMNSVYRISSLNGRCVSNGTLDANALFRNY; from the coding sequence ATGACGGCAACCACTTTCAGCCAGATCAGCCGCCCGCTGCCGCCGTCGGCAGGTGGTAGTGGACGCGACGAATACCCGGTGGACGTGGCCGGTGAGCCGCGTTACGTCGCCAATCAGGTCATCATCCAGTACTACGAAGACGCCGACGAGCGCAGCCGCGCGCAGGTGCGCGCCATGATTGGTGCCGCCCGTGCGACAACGCTGCTTTCGTCCGACGAACGGCGTATGCTCGAAGCTGGCACGCCCCTGCGCAACGGTATGGAGCGCCCGGCCGGTGAGGTTGAACTCGACACCCTGCCGCCGGGTCTGAGCGTCAAGGAAGCGTGCGAAATTCTCCGCGGCCACCGGGCCGTCAAGTCGGTTGAACCCAACTGGATTTACACCAAGCTTCAGGCAGCGCGTCCCAACGACCCGCTCTTCCTGAACGGCTCGATGTGGGGCATGTACGGCTACCGGACCGGCAGCGGCACGAGCAATCAGTACGGTAGTGAAGCCGCCGCCGTGTGGTCCACCTCGGTGACGAATGGCACCGGTTCACGCAACATCTACGTCGGCGTCATTGACGAAGGCATCCAGGTCAACCATCCCGACCTGCAGGCCAACATCTGGGTCAACCCCTTCGATCCCGTGGATGGACGCGACAACGACGGCAATGGCTATGTGGATGACACGCATGGCTGGGACTTCGCCAACAACGACCGGACGGTGTATGACGGGCCGGCTTCCGGTTCGACCAACATTGACTCCCACGGCACGCACGTGGCCGGCACGATTGGTGCCGTAGGCAACAACGGCATCGGCGTGGTCGGCGTCAACTGGCGCGTGACCATGATTTCGGGCAAGTTCCTGGGTGCACAGGGCGGCACGACGGCCAACGCCATCCGCGCCATTGACTACTTCACCGACCTCAAGGTGCGGCATGGGCTGGACATCGTTGCCACGAACAACTCGTGGGGCGGCGGCGGTTACTCGCAGGCGCTGTTCGATGCGATTTCCCGCGCCCAGGCGCGCAACATTCTCTTCGTGGCGGCAGCGGGCAACGAGTCCAACGACAACGACCGCCGTCCGTCCTACCCGGCCAGCTACAGCCACAACTGCATCATTGCCGTGGCTTCCATCACGAGCACCGGTGCGCTGTCTTCCTTCTCCAACTACGGCCGCACAAGCGTTGACCTCGGCGCGCCCGGCTCCAACATCCAGTCCACGCTGCCGGCGAGCCGGTATGGCTCTCTGAGCGGCACTTCGATGGCAACCCCGCACGTCACGGGTGTGGTTGCGCTCTACGCTGCCCGGCGTTCAGCGCGCGGTCTCACCATCAAGAACAACATCATGAACAGCGTCTATCGGATTTCATCCCTCAACGGCCGGTGCGTCAGCAACGGCACGCTGGATGCCAACGCGCTGTTCCGTAACTACTAA